Proteins from a genomic interval of Medicago truncatula cultivar Jemalong A17 chromosome 3, MtrunA17r5.0-ANR, whole genome shotgun sequence:
- the LOC25490348 gene encoding zinc finger protein ZAT1 — MENNGRVCLICNRSFSNGKALGGHMKSHYAKLPIHPKLPIHPKPPINNQVLEYSADLAKHPTHSISTSSPSIVSPRNNSTYNPQALKVKFKCTPSNFGRNSVFQSCPTNPTGKRSKRKPRQFHMAEEREENTQFNMAEEKEDNTQLQSVYSDLDIEAAETLGVILKKEWNQIEDKYYTEKKKASENGNTVFECDICHEVFQSGKDLFGHEEIHRKTTNLAGEIGRSGNIYDVVNEKVHKCEYCFDIFESGHVLEEHTKVHLYNYYDSDP; from the coding sequence ATGGAGAACAATGGTAGAGTGTGTCTCATTTGTAACAGGTCATTTTCTAATGGAAAAGCTTTGGGGGGACATATGAAATCCCACTATGCCAAACTACCAATCCATCCAAAACTCCCGATCCATCCAAAACCCCCAATCAACAACCAAGTACTTGAATACTCAGCTGACTTGGCCAAACATCCAACTCACTCTATCTCTACATCTTCACCATCAATTGTTAGTCCAAGAAATAACTCAACATACAATCCTCAAGCTTTGAAAGTGAAATTCAAATGTACCCCGTCAAACTTTGGTAGGAATAGTGTGTTTCAGTCTTGTCCAACAAACCCAACTGGAAAAAGATCAAAACGCAAACCAAGACAGTTTCATATGGctgaagaaagagaagagaacaCACAATTTAACATGgctgaagaaaaagaagataataCACAATTACAATCGGTGTATAGTGATTTGGATATAGAAGCTGCTGAAACACTAGGTGTTATTCTTAAGAAAGAATGGAACCAAATTGAGGACAAATACTACACTGAGAAGAAAAAAGCAAGTGAAAATGGAAACACCGTATTTGAGTGTGATATTTGTCATGAAGTGTTTCAATCTGGCAAAGATCTTTTCGGACATGAAGAGATCCATAGGAAAACTACCAATCTAGCAGGAGAGATTGGTAGAAGTGGAAACATATATGATGTCGTAAATGAAAAAGTGCATAAGTGCGAATATTGCTTTGACATCTTTGAATCTGGTCACGTATTGGAGGAACACACGAAGGTACACCTATACAATTATTATGATTCTGACCCATAG